From one Solanum stenotomum isolate F172 chromosome 12, ASM1918654v1, whole genome shotgun sequence genomic stretch:
- the LOC125849119 gene encoding uncharacterized protein LOC125849119, with amino-acid sequence MKAAKFNVFTQFRFLFFNSKTLNPLNPNTFRFLTVAAVLPSPEKSPEDQTEEELSSTPKDSADLFKQWGCTDDDISKIFQRRPSLQRMELKLLDSKLKILSELGLPSSDLTRIINCRPRFLDCRINRCLEERLEFFQTLFGTKEILLKAIVRNPSLLTYDFHKQIKPIVAFYEQLGLSRSELVSMLLARPTLIPRTSLDDEKMDYIRRTGVEKGTTMYKHVVALFAISRSETIRQKVANLEKHGFTEDEVFRLFGRSPFLLTLSVDKVQRNMTYILGTMKLSANLVQDNPCLLFLNLETAIKPRYLLGAKLDDMGLVPRVKGPSLLRAMRMTEKRFIKAFVNCHPEDVAHELMEYYTGVKRVRRLAESSKKQLYRGFPF; translated from the coding sequence ATGAAAGCAGCTAAGTTCAATGTTTTTACCCAATTCCGTTTCTTGTTTTTCaattctaaaaccctaaatcccttaAACCCTAACACATTCAGATTCCTCACTGTAGCTGCTGTCTTGCCGTCTCCTGAAAAATCTCCAGAAGACCAAACTGAAGAAGAACTCAGTAGTACTCCCAAAGACTCAGCAGATTTGTTTAAGCAATGGGGTTGCACTGACGATGACATTTCCAAGATTTTTCAGCGACGCCCGTCTTTGCAAAGAATGGAACTCAAACTCCTTGACTCAAAGCTCAAAATACTGAGTGAGTTAGGTTTACCATCCTCTGATCTCACCAGGATTATTAATTGCCGTCCTCGTTTCCTTGATTGTCGGATTAATCGTTGCTTGGAAGAACGCCTTGAGTTTTTCCAGACTTTGTTTGGTACTAAAGAAATTCTTCTTAAGGCCATTGTTCGAAATCCGTCTTTGCTTACTTATGACTTCCATAAACAGATTAAACCAATTGTTGCATTTTATGAACAATTGGGTCTTAGCAGAAGTGAGTTAGTTTCCATGCTTTTAGCTCGACCAACTCTGATACCAAGAACCTCTTTGGATGATGAGAAGATGGATTATATTCGAAGAACCGGTGTGGAAAAGGGTACTACAATGTATAAACATGTGGTTGCGTTGTTTGCTATTTCGCGGTCCGAGACTATCCGTCAGAAGGTGGCTAATTTGGAGAAACATGGGTTTACTGAAGATGAAGTCTTTAGGCTTTTTGGAAGGTCTCCATTTTTGTTAACATTGTCTGTTGATAAGGTTCAGAGAAACATGACTTATATATTGGGTACAATGAAGCTTTCTGCAAATTTGGTTCAAGATAACCCGTGTTTGCTGTTCCTGAATTTGGAGACTGCCATAAAGCCAAGGTATTTATTAGGGGCAAAGCTAGATGATATGGGTCTGGTTCCTCGTGTGAAAGGTCCTTCATTGTTAAGAGCAATGAGAATGACAGAAAAGCGGTTCATCAAGGCCTTTGTAAATTGCCATCCAGAAGATGTGGCTCATGAATTGATGGAGTACTATACAGGAGTTAAACGTGTTAGAAGGTTGGCAGAATCCTCCAAGAAACAATTGTACAGAGGATTTCCCTTTTGA